GTAGAGCGTTCTTTAGAAATGGTGGTGGGACTATTGGGTATTCTCAAAGCGGGTGGGGCTTATGTGCCGCTTGACCCAGAGTATCCCAGCGATCGCTTGAGCTTTATATTAGAAGATGCTCAAGTTAGAGTGCTACTGACTCAACAGCAGTTAGTCAACAAGTTGCCACAGCATACTGCACAGGTTGTCTGCTTAGACAGCGACTTCTTAAAAATTGCTCAAGAGTACAACACAAACCTTCTAAACACCGCAACACTTAATAACTTAGCATACGTCATCTACACTTCTGGTTCTACAGGTAAGCCCAAGGGCGTTTTAGTCAATCACAGTAATGTAACTCGTCTGTTTGCAGCCACAGAAGATTGGTATAATTTCAATCAAGATGATGTGTGGACATTATTCCACTCTTATGCATTCGATTTCTCTGTTTGGGAAATTTGGGGTGCGTTGCTGTATGGTGGACGGCTGGTAGTAGTACCTTATTTAGTGACGCGATCGCCCGAATCCTTCTATAATTTATTGTGTCAAGAAAAAGTCACAGTTCTCAATCAAACACCTTCAGCTTTCCGCCAATTAATTCAAGCCGAACAGTCAAAGAGGCAAGGGAGCAGGGAGCAGGGAGCAGGGGGGATGGGGATTCTACCCCAAGAGAACGAGAACCACTTAGCAGAAGCGGGAGACTGTGAGCCATGTTTCGCTCTGCTCCACCAAAGTAGGGCTTCGGGATCATTTCCCCCTGTCCCCTGCCCCCTCTTCCCCCTATCCCCAGAGGGGGCCCCGAGTCCCCCTGCCTCTTCATTAAACTTACGCCTAGTAATATTTGGTGGAGAAGCACTAGAACTCAAGAGTTTGCAACCTTGGTTTGAGCGTTATGGAGACCAGTTAACCCAATTAGTGAATATGTACGGGATTACAGAAACTACCGTACACGTTACCTATCGCCCCTTGCATAAAGAAGATTTACATGGCACAGCAAGCGTAATTGGTCGTCCGATACCCGACTTACAAGTGTATGTGCTGGATGAACATCAACAGCCAGTGCCAATTGGCGTTCCCGGTGAGATGTACGTTGGTGGGAAAGGGGTAGCGCGTGGTTATCTGAATCGTCCCGAATTAACACAACAACGGTTTATCTCTCATCCTTTTAGCACCAACCCCCAAGCGCAACTATACAAAACAGGGGATAAGGCGCGTTATTTGCCCAATGGCGAGTTAGAGTATTTAGGACGCATCGACAATCAAGTAAAAATTCGCGGCTTCCGCATTGAGTTGGGAGAAATTGAGGCATTACTGGTGCAACACCCAGCCGTGTGGGAAAACGTGGTGGTAGTCCGAGAGGATGAACCGGGCAACAAACGTTTAGTGGCTTATGTAGTGCCGCAGACAGAACAATCCCCCACAGTCCAACAACTGCGTCAGTTTCTCAAGGCAAAGCTACCAGAGTACATGATGCCAAGTGCTTTGGTACTGCTAGAATCGTTACCTTTAACTCCCAACGGGAAAGTAGACCACCGTGCCCTACCAAAACCAGAATTAGACAGCACACTACGAGAATTGTATGTTGCCCCACGCACACCCACCGAGGAAATACTGGTACAAATTTGGGCGCAAGTTTTGAAAGTAGAGCAAGTGGGTATTCATGATAACTTTTTTGAACTTGGGGGACACTCATTACTAGCAACGCAGCTAGTTTCACGCATCCGCAATGTTTTCAAAGTAGAATTACCATTGCGTGAGTTGTTTGCAAGAGCGACAGTTGCACAGTTGGCACAAGTGATTGGGCAATTGCAACAACAAAACTTAGAACTGTCTGCACCACCCATCTTCAGGAGGGCGGAGAATGCAGACTTACCATTGTCTTATGCTCAACAGCGTTTGTGGTTTTTAGACCAGTTAAACCCCAACAGCGCCTTCTACAACATACCTACAGCTTTGCGTCTAGTAGGAGATATTGATCAAACTGCCTTACAACAAAGCTTAGTTGAAATTATTCATCGCCACGAAGCCTTACACACCAACTTCATCGCAGTTGATGGAAAACCAACTCAAATCATTCAGCAACAGACGAATTGGACAGTCTCAATTGTTGACTTGAAGGATTTACCCTTAACCGAACAAGAAATAGTCACACAGCAATTAGCTAAACAAGAAGCGATTCAACCGTTTGACCTAGCAAAAAGCGCATTAGTCAGAGCCACATTAGTAGTGCTTTCCGAGACAGAACATGTCTTATTACTGTGTATGCACCACATTGTCTCTGATGGTTGGTCAATGGGTGTGTTTATTCAAGAACTAGCGGCACTATACAATGCTTATTTAATAGGTCAGCCGTCACCATTAACACCACTGCCAATTCAGTACGCAGATTTTGCCTTATGGCAAAGACAGTGGTTGCAAAGGGATGTACTCCAAAGCCAACTAAGTTACTGGCAACAGCAACTCGCCGATGCACCAGCTTTATTATCGCTGCCTACAGACAGACCAAGACCATCTGTACAGACTGATAACGGTGCATATCAAGAGTTTGCACTTTCACAGAAGCTCACTGGTGAACTAACACAACTGAGTCAGCAACAAGGTTGTACCCTCTTTATGACACTGTTAGCAGCCTTTGATACTCTACTTTATCGCTACACAGGACAAGAAGATATATTGGTGGGTTCGCCAATTGCTAACCGCGATCGCTCTGAGATAGAAGGGTTAATTGGCTTTTTTGTCAATACCTTAGTCATGCGTTCTAACTTGGCAGATAATCCCACTTTTAGCGAATTGCTGACTCATGTTCGAGAAGTAGCGTTGTCTGCGTATGCTCATCAGCATTTACCTTTTGAAATGCTGGTGGAAGCATTACAGCCAGAACGGGATCTTAGCTATACACCACTGTTCCAAGTAATGTTTGTCCTTCAGAATGCTCCCACATCTGGAATAGAACTGAGTGGGCTAAGTGTCAGTTCATTCCCAATGAAAGGCGCAAATTCAAGGTTTGATTTAACCTTAATCATGCAGAACAGTCCTACTGGACTGATAGGAGTGTGGGAGTACAATACTGACTTGTTCGATGCTAGAACCATTGAGCGAATGACAAGTCATTTTGTCACATTACTTGAAGGTATTATTGCTAACCCAGAACAGCGACTTTCTCAATTGCCTTTGTTAACAGAAGTTGAACAACAACAGTTACTTGTCGAGTGGAACGATACAGGGGTGGATTATCCACTCCATAAGTGCATCCATAAGTTGTTTGAGGAACAAGTAGCGCGTACCCCCGATGCAGTGGCGGTGGAGTTTGAAAATCAACAACTAACTTACCACCAATTAAACTATCGCGCTAACCAGTTGGCGCACTACTTGCAGTCTTTGGGAGTAAAACCAGATGTCCTAGTCGGGTTGTGTGTAGAGCGTTCTTTAGAGATGGTCATAGGACTACTGGGGATACTAAAAGCGGGGGGAGCTTATGTACCACTTGACCCAGAGTATCCCCAAGAGCGTTTGAGCTTTATTGTAGAAGATGCTCAAGTTAGGGTGTTGGTGACTCAACAACAACTTATTGACAGACTCCCACCTAATCAAGCAAAACTTGTTTGCTTAGATAGTGACGCTGAACTGATAGCCCAGTGCAGTCAGAAAAATCTCATTTCCGGCGTACAAGCGAATAACTTAACTTATATAATTTATACCTCTGGTTCCACAGGTCAACCCAAGGGTATAGCTATGGGTCAGCTTGCCCTTTGCAATCATATCTTATGGCATCGAGACAATCTCAAAATTTCTCGTGGGGCAAAAACCCTGCAATTTGCTTCGGTTAGCTTTGATGTCTCCTTCCAAGAAATCTTCACTACCTGGTGTTCTGGCGGTACATTGTTCCTCATCACAGAAGAATTACGCCGTGATGCTTTAGCATTGTTAGGTTTTCTGCAAGAGAAACAAATTCAGCGAATGTTTCTCCCTGTTGTCGGCTTACAGCAACTAGCAGAAGTCGCGTTGGGGAATGGCATAGTTAATACTGGTTTGCGGGAAATTATTACTTCTGGAGAACAGTTGCAAATTACTGGGGCGATTTCTGGGTGGTTGAGCAAACTAACTGATATTACTTTGCATAATCAGTATGGGCCGTCAGAGAGCCATTTAGCTACGAGTTATACCCTACCTGATGCAATAGACAGATGGCCGCTACTTCCTTCCATTGGGCGACCCATTTCTAACACGCAAATTTACATCCTCGATAAATATCTACAACCTGTACCTGTGGGTGTGCCAGGAGAAGTGTACATTGCAGGTGCGCTTTTAGCCCAAGGTTACTTTAACAGACCTCAGTTAACACAAGAGAAATTCATCTCCAACCCTTTTAGCAGTAACCCTAATTCCCGCCTCTACAAAACAGGGGACTTAGCACGTTATCTACCTGACGGTAAGCTCGAATCTTTAGGACGCATTGACAATCAAGTTAAAATTAGGGGTTTCCGCATTGAGTTAGGCGAAGTTGAAGCGGTACTTGGTCAACTGAGTGATGTACAAGCATCTTGTGTAGTTGTCCGTGAGGATACACCGGGCGATAAACGCTTAGTTGCTTATATTGTGCCGCAACCAGAACAGACAATCTCTATTAGCGAAGTACGTAACTTCCTCAAAGAAAAGTTACCAGAGTATATGGTTCCAAGTGCAATAGTCATATTGGAGGCTCTACCGCTTTCTCCTAATAGGAAATTAGACCGTCGCGCTTTACCCGCACCTGATTTTCACAGCCAATTATCGGACAGATATGTTGCCCCACGTAACCCAATTGAGGAAATCCTATCACTGATTTGGGCGCAAGTGCTGAAAGTTGAGCGAGTTGGTATTCATGATAATTTCTTTGAGCTTGGCGGACATTCTCTACTAGCAACTCAACTGGTTTCCCGTGTGCGTACCAGCTTGAAAGTAGAATTACCTTTGCGGAACTTATTTGCTGCACCTACGGTTGCTGAATTGTCCCAAAACATTCAACAGTTACAGCAACAGGATTTAGAACTAATTTCCCCACCCATAGTACCAAGGGCAAGGGATGCAGAATTACCACTGTCATTTGCCCAAACACGGCTATGGTTTTTAGACCAGTTAAACCCGAACAGCGCCTCATACAATATACCCATAGCTTTGCGTCTAGCAGGAATGCTCAATCAAGCAGCCTTAGAACAAAGTTTAGAAGAAATTATTTATCGTCATGAAGCCTTACACACCAACTTCATCACAGTTGATGGAGAGCCAATTCAAATTATTCAAACAGGAGCTACTTGGAATGTATCAGTTGTTGACTTAAGACATTTATCTACAACTGAACAAGAAATTGCTACACAACAATTAGCCCAACAACAAGCTGTTCAACCGTTTGACCTGGCAAAGCAAATATTAATCAGGGCAAAACTAGTAGTGCTGTCCGAGACAGAACACGTTTTATTACTGTGTATGCACCATATTGTCTTTGATGGCTGGTCAATGGGTGTATTTGTTCAAGAACTAGCAGCACTGTACAATGCTTATTCAACAGGTCAATTTTTATCGTTAACACCACTGCCGATTCAGTACGCAGATTTCGCACTGTGGCAAAGAGACTGGTTGCAAGGGGATGTACTGCAAAGTCAATTGAGTTACTGGCACCAACAATTAGCGAATGCACCAGCTTTGTTGCCCCTACCCACCGACCGACCCAGACCTGCATTGCAGACTTTTGCTGGGGCGTATCAAGAGTTTACTCTGTCAGTGGAGTTAACTGATTGGTTGACAAAACTGAGCCAGGAGCATGGAGTAACGCTGTTCATGACGCTGTTGGCAGCTTATGATACCCTGCTTTATCGCTACACAGGTGTAGCAGATATATTAGTAGGGACACCAATTGCTAACCGCGATCGCTCTGAGATAGAAGGGTTAATTGGCTTTTTTGTCAATACCTTAGTCATGCGTTCTAACTTGGCTGGTAATCCCAGTTTTAGCGAATTGCTGAGTCGTGTTCGAGAAGTCGCGTTGGGAGCGTATGCTCATCAGAATTTACCTTTTGAAATGCTGGTGGAAGCATTACAGCCAGAACGAAATCTCAGCCATACACCACTATTTCAGGTGATGTTTGTCCTCCAAAATGCACCTATGCCTCAAGTAGATTTGGCTGGGTTAACTGTCAGTCCACTCAAGCTAACAGGTACAACTACCAAGTTTGATTTAACTTTAATTATGCAGAATACTCCCACTGGACTGGTAGGGGTGTGGGAATACAACACCGATTTATTTGATGCTAGTACCATTGAGCGAATGACTGGTCATTTTGTGACATTGCTTGAAGGTATTATTGCTAACCCAGAACAGCAAATTTCTCAATTGCCACTGTTGACAGAGGCGGAACAACAGCAATTATTACTGCAATGGAATGATACGGGGGCAGATTATCCTTGGGATAAGTGCATCCATCAGTTGTTTGAGGAGCAGGTAGAGCGTAAGCCTAATGCCACAGCTGTTGTATTTGGAAAACAACAACTTACTTACTACCAATTAAATTGTCGTGCTAATCAATTGGCTCATTACTTGCGCTCATTGGGCGTAAAACCAGATACTCTGGTGGGTATTTGCGTCGAACGTTCTTTAGAAATGGTGGTGGGACTATTGGGGATTCTCAAAGCAGGTGGAGCTTATGTACCACTTGACCCAGAGTATCCGCCTGAGCGTTTGAGCTTTATGCTAGAAGATGCTCAAGTTTCAGTGCTGCTGACTCAACAACAACTTATTGACAGACTCCCCAAACATCAGGCAAAACTTGTCTTTTTAGATGAACTTTGGTCACAAATTGCCCAAAATAATCAAGATAATCCCAGCAGTGGAGTTAAAGCCTTTCATTTAGCTAATGTCATTTACACATCAGGCTCAACAGGTAAACCTAAAGGTGTGATGGTTGAGCATAAAGGACTATCCAACCTAGCCCAAGCACAGATTCAAACTTTCGGTGTCGGTTCTAATAGTCGCATTCTCCAGTTTGCTTCCTTCAGTTTTGACGCTTCTATTTGGGAAGTTGTCATGGCGCTGATGTCAGGTGGAACGCTCTACCTAGCAAGCAAAGACTCTTTATTGCCAGGACAGCCATTAATTGAGCGATTACGTAATGATTCTATTACCCATATCACGCTACCACCATCGGCACTAGCAGTTATGCCTGGGTCAGAACTTCCAGCATTGCAAACAATAATTGTCGCCGGAGAAGCTTGTCCTGCTGAATTAATCAAGCAATGGTCTGTTGGTAGAAACTTCTTTAACGCTTACGGGCCAACAGAAGCTACTGTCTGTGCCACGATTGGCAAAGCCACGCCAAAGGCGATCGCACAATGCAATGACAATGAGAAAATATCTATTGGTCGTGCGATCGCAAACACCCAAGTCTACATTTTAGATCGCAATCTGCAACCAGTTCCTATTGGTGTGCCAGGAGAGTTGCATATCGGTGGTGTGGGGTTAGCAAGAGGCTACCTCAACCGCCCCGAACTAACTCAGGAAAAATTCATTCCCAACCCCTTTGGTTCTGGTCGTCTCTACAAAACTGGGGATTTGGCACGTTATCTACCAGATGGCAATATTGAATACCTGGGACGCATCGATAATCAAGTAAAAATTCGGGGCTTCCGCATCGAGTTGGCAGAAATAGAAAGTCTGCTAGGACAACATAGTGATGTGCAGAACTGCTGTGTCATCGCCCATGAGGGAACAGAGGGTAACAAGCGCTTAGTCGCCTACGCAGTACCACAAAAAGATGTAACACTCACAACGGACGAACTGCGTGAGTTCCTTGCTAATAAATTACCTGGGTATATGATACCAGCCGCTTTTGTCATACTAGAGTCCCTACCCCTCACACCTAACGGTAAAGTAGACCGTCGCGCTCTGCCTGACCCGGATTTACATCAAGAACTATTAGATTATGTAATGCCAAATACGGAAGTAGAAAGAATCATTGCTGGCATTTGGCAAAAAGCATTAGCAGTAGAAAAGGTGGGAATTTACAATAATTTCTTTGAGCTTGGAGGTCATTCATTACTCCTAGTAAAAATTAATCAGCAATTGCAAGAAGAATTTGGCTTGGAACTATCAATAGTTGATATGTTTAATTACCCAACCATACATAGGTTAAACCAATATTTAAGTACTAAACTTAGCAAAGAAGCTCCAATAGAGGAAAGCAATTATCGTACTCAATCTCATGGTGAAAGTAAAGCTTTGAGAAGCCAACAATTACAATCTAGACAACAATATCGCTCTCAGAGGAAAAGATAAAAATGATCATAAATTCAGTGCATAACAGTAATGAACTTAACAATTCTGAAATAGCAATAATTGCTGTTGCTGGTAGATTTACAGGCGCAAAAGATATTGAATCATTTTGGCAGAATTTACAAGATGGTGTAGAATCTATCTCCTGGCTGACAGATGAAGAATTAATAAATTCCGGCGTTTCTCTAGATTTACTAAATAATCCTAATTATGTAAAAGCTAGCGGTGTTCTCTCAGACATTGAATTGTTTGATGCAAATTTCTTTGCTTATAGCGCTAAAGAAGCTGAGTTAATAGATCCACAACAACGCCTATTTTTAGAATTGGCTTGGCAAGCTGTAGAAAAAGCTGGTTATGACCCACAAACTTATCATGGTTTAATGGGGGTTTATGGTGGTGTGGGGATGAATAGGTATTTTCTCAACAACCTTTACCCTAATCATCAATTACTAGAAGCGCTTGACCCTCTTCAGTTAGGAATCTCTAACGATAAAGATTTTTTACCTACACGAGTTGCATATAAACTCAACTTGACTGGCCCCGCAGTAAATGTGCAAACAGCCTGTTCTACTTCTTTGGTTGCTGTGCATGTAGCTTGTCAAAGTCTCTTAAATGGAGAATGTGACATGGCTTTAGCTGGTGGAGTTACTCTGTGCATTCCTCAAAAAATAGGTTATTTGCATCAAGAGGGAATGATTCTTTCTCCTGATGGACACTGCCGTGCTTTTGATGCTAAGGCACAAGGGACGATCGCTGGTAGCGGTGCTGGGATTGTGGTATTGAAAAGATTAAAGGATGCGATAAGCGATCGCGACCACATCCATGCAATCATTAAAGGCTCGGCCATCAATAACGATGGTGCAATGAAAGTCGGCTACACTGCGCCTAGTGTCAGCGGTCAAGCAGCAGTGATTGGCGAGGCTCAAGCTATAGCTGGTGTAGATGCTGAAACCATTTCCTACATCGAAGCTCATGGCACAGCTACACCTTTAGGAGATCCGATTGAAATTACAGCTTTAACTCAAGCTTTTAATCAAACTACCGATAAAAAAGGTTTCTGCGCTATTGGTTCGCTAAAAACCAACTTAGGACATTTGGATACAGCAGCAGGTGTGGCAGGTTTGATTAAGACTGTATTAGCACTGCAACATAAAATGCTGCCTCCTAGTTTGCACTTCGAGACACCTAATCCCAAAATTGATTTTGTTAACAGTCCTTTTTATGTCAATACAAAATTGACTGAATGGAAAACAAATAATATCCCTCGCCGTGCTGGAGTTAGTTCTTTTGGTATGGGGGGTACTAATGCTCATGTAATTTTAGAAGAAGCACCAACTCAATTAAAAATTAAAAATTTAAAATTAAAAAGTGAATATTTTCTGTTATGTCTGTCGGCTAAGACTGCGAGTGCGCTGGAGAAGGCGACGGCTAATTTAATTACACATTTGAAAGAGCATCCAGAACTAAATTTAGGTGATGTAGCTTATACCCTTAATAGTGGTCGCCGGGGTTTTAATTACCGACGAATGTTAATTTGTCAAGACTTAGAAGATGCTGTCAAAGGTCTTAGCAGTTTAGATCCAAAACAAGTTTTGACAAATTATACAGAGATTACAGAACGGCCTGTTGTCTTTATGTTTCCTGGTCAAGGTTCACAGTATGTCAACATGGCGCGGGAAATTTATGAAACCCAGACAGTATTTAAAGAACAAGTTGATTATTGCTCAGAAATTCTTAAACCACAACTAGGGTTAGATTTGCGTCATATTCTCTACCCCAGCGACGAAAAGATTGATGAAGCATCAAAGCAACTTCAACAAACAGCGATGTCTGACGACAAGCTGCTTCGCATCTACGCTCAACCTGCTATTTTTGTAATTGAATACGCCCTAGCTAAATTATGGCAGTCTTATGGAGTAGAACCACAAGCTGCGATCGGTCACAGTATTGGCGAGTACGTCGCAGCAACCCTAGCAGAAGTTTTTTCTTTAGAAGATGCCTTATCTCTAGTAGCAGCACGCGGACAGATGATGCAGCAACTTCCCACTGGAGCAATGCTTTCTGTTCCCCTACCCGCAGACAAGCTAACATCCTTATTAGGGTCAGAACTTTCTGTTGCAGCAATTAATCAACCCTCACAGTGTGTAATTTCCGGTTCCACAGCAGCAGTAGATGCACTACAAAATCAGCTTGCTGCTCAAGGCATTGAATGTCGCCGTCTGCATACTTCCCATGCCTTCCATTCTCAAATGATGGAACCAATCTTAGAAGCATTTGCAGAGCGAGTCAAAAAAGTTACTTTAAATCCCCCAAAAATTCCTTATATCTCCAACCTAACTGGTACTTGGATTACAGTTACACAAGCCACAAATCCTGACTACTACGCTCAACATCTACGTTCCACAGTGCTGTTTGCCGAAGGTGTAGAAAAATTATTAGCAACACCTGAGCAAGTCTTACTAGAGGTGGGGCCAGGACATACACTAACTACATTAGTAAAAAGAAATCCAGACAAAGCAGACACACAAACGGTCTTAACTTCGGTACGTCATCCTCAAGAAAAGCAATCCGATATTCGTGTTTTATCTAACACATTTGGTCAACTCTGGTTGGCTGGAGTTGAGGTAGATTGGTTTGAATTTTATAGTCAAGAAGAGTATTATCGTCTTCCCTTACCGACTTATCCCTTTGAACGCCAACGTTATTGGATTGATCCCCCACAAAAAGCAGCTTGGGGGCAGTTGGAAATCTTGCCCACAACATCACAATTGTGGACATTGCTTACACAAGCAGGTCAAAAACAAGCAAATACTAGAAATGCAGAACTCAACGAGTTAACCTATCAAGAGAATAGACAGTGGTTGGATCGTTTATGTACAGCCTACATTAACTTTGCATTCAAGCAATTACGTGCTTTTAGGAATTCCGAAGAAAAGTATTCTTTAGAGAATTTGTTGGCGCAATGTCATATAACTCCCCGCTATCAGCAATTGTTATCTAGATGGTTGCAAATATTGGTTGAACAAGGACAACTACAGCAACAAGAGGGGTTATTTAGTGAGCTAGTGCCATGTTCGCAAGATTATATTAATGAACATTTAGAAGAAGTCAGAGCGAGGTTCGCGGCTTCATCTTTAGTAGATTTAGATTTAGTGCAACGTTGTGGTGAAAATTTAGCTGCTGTTGTTATTGGTGAACAAGAACCATTAGAGATTTTCAATGAACTGGTTTACCAAAAGGAAAACAACGGTTCATATTCAGAATCTCCCTTAATTAATTACTACAACTCCATCTTGCGCTCAAGTTTGAAACAGGTAGTCAAATCATTGCCATCATCGATTCACCTGAGAGTTCTAGAAATCGGTGGAGGTACTGGTGTGTCTACGCAAGCATTATTACCTATGTTGCCATCCAAACAAACCAATTATACTTTTACTGATATTGGTAGCGGCTTTCTAACTCAAGCCCAACATAAGTTTAAAGACTATCCATTTGTTGAATATCGATTACTAGATATAGACAAATCACCAACTGAGCAAGA
This genomic interval from Nostoc sp. KVJ3 contains the following:
- a CDS encoding non-ribosomal peptide synthetase, with translation MDRIIKKSYSLSYGQEAMWFLYQIAPESVAYNIFITAKLNSYLNIDVINRVWEKIIEHHPILRTTYTSYEGKPVHQINQHQKFNIEVIDVSSWSEDDLKERIHAIADRPFNLEKDSVLRVNLFTRSAKEHILLLTMHHIAGDMWSYDLLLSEFQTLYAQEIEQASQKQTQAATDSLSENKSYADFVRWQSEMLAGSRGEKLWQYWQQQLAGELPILNLLPDKPRPPIQTYQGAGYILKLDEQLTQKLKHLALASGTSLYQVLLATFYVQLYRYTNQTDILIGSPMRGRWGKEFKEIVGYFSNLTVLRVSVKENATFNELLAQVSKTVKQAQKHQDYPFSLLAEKLQPQRDPSRFPLCQVSFTWQAQRWCEPTEKLLHIQEQMFEMEPYLLGQRGAQLDLSLMVREAQGVLEPCWQYNTDLFDATTIARMAGHFVTLLESIVANPQKQIWQLPLLTEVEQQQLLVEWNDTGVDYPQDKCVHQLFEEQVERTPDAVAVVFENQQLTYHELNCRANHLAYYLQTLGVKPDVLVGICVERSLEMVVGLLGILKAGGAYVPLDPEYPSDRLSFILEDAQVRVLLTQQQLVNKLPQHTAQVVCLDSDFLKIAQEYNTNLLNTATLNNLAYVIYTSGSTGKPKGVLVNHSNVTRLFAATEDWYNFNQDDVWTLFHSYAFDFSVWEIWGALLYGGRLVVVPYLVTRSPESFYNLLCQEKVTVLNQTPSAFRQLIQAEQSKRQGSREQGAGGMGILPQENENHLAEAGDCEPCFALLHQSRASGSFPPVPCPLFPLSPEGAPSPPASSLNLRLVIFGGEALELKSLQPWFERYGDQLTQLVNMYGITETTVHVTYRPLHKEDLHGTASVIGRPIPDLQVYVLDEHQQPVPIGVPGEMYVGGKGVARGYLNRPELTQQRFISHPFSTNPQAQLYKTGDKARYLPNGELEYLGRIDNQVKIRGFRIELGEIEALLVQHPAVWENVVVVREDEPGNKRLVAYVVPQTEQSPTVQQLRQFLKAKLPEYMMPSALVLLESLPLTPNGKVDHRALPKPELDSTLRELYVAPRTPTEEILVQIWAQVLKVEQVGIHDNFFELGGHSLLATQLVSRIRNVFKVELPLRELFARATVAQLAQVIGQLQQQNLELSAPPIFRRAENADLPLSYAQQRLWFLDQLNPNSAFYNIPTALRLVGDIDQTALQQSLVEIIHRHEALHTNFIAVDGKPTQIIQQQTNWTVSIVDLKDLPLTEQEIVTQQLAKQEAIQPFDLAKSALVRATLVVLSETEHVLLLCMHHIVSDGWSMGVFIQELAALYNAYLIGQPSPLTPLPIQYADFALWQRQWLQRDVLQSQLSYWQQQLADAPALLSLPTDRPRPSVQTDNGAYQEFALSQKLTGELTQLSQQQGCTLFMTLLAAFDTLLYRYTGQEDILVGSPIANRDRSEIEGLIGFFVNTLVMRSNLADNPTFSELLTHVREVALSAYAHQHLPFEMLVEALQPERDLSYTPLFQVMFVLQNAPTSGIELSGLSVSSFPMKGANSRFDLTLIMQNSPTGLIGVWEYNTDLFDARTIERMTSHFVTLLEGIIANPEQRLSQLPLLTEVEQQQLLVEWNDTGVDYPLHKCIHKLFEEQVARTPDAVAVEFENQQLTYHQLNYRANQLAHYLQSLGVKPDVLVGLCVERSLEMVIGLLGILKAGGAYVPLDPEYPQERLSFIVEDAQVRVLVTQQQLIDRLPPNQAKLVCLDSDAELIAQCSQKNLISGVQANNLTYIIYTSGSTGQPKGIAMGQLALCNHILWHRDNLKISRGAKTLQFASVSFDVSFQEIFTTWCSGGTLFLITEELRRDALALLGFLQEKQIQRMFLPVVGLQQLAEVALGNGIVNTGLREIITSGEQLQITGAISGWLSKLTDITLHNQYGPSESHLATSYTLPDAIDRWPLLPSIGRPISNTQIYILDKYLQPVPVGVPGEVYIAGALLAQGYFNRPQLTQEKFISNPFSSNPNSRLYKTGDLARYLPDGKLESLGRIDNQVKIRGFRIELGEVEAVLGQLSDVQASCVVVREDTPGDKRLVAYIVPQPEQTISISEVRNFLKEKLPEYMVPSAIVILEALPLSPNRKLDRRALPAPDFHSQLSDRYVAPRNPIEEILSLIWAQVLKVERVGIHDNFFELGGHSLLATQLVSRVRTSLKVELPLRNLFAAPTVAELSQNIQQLQQQDLELISPPIVPRARDAELPLSFAQTRLWFLDQLNPNSASYNIPIALRLAGMLNQAALEQSLEEIIYRHEALHTNFITVDGEPIQIIQTGATWNVSVVDLRHLSTTEQEIATQQLAQQQAVQPFDLAKQILIRAKLVVLSETEHVLLLCMHHIVFDGWSMGVFVQELAALYNAYSTGQFLSLTPLPIQYADFALWQRDWLQGDVLQSQLSYWHQQLANAPALLPLPTDRPRPALQTFAGAYQEFTLSVELTDWLTKLSQEHGVTLFMTLLAAYDTLLYRYTGVADILVGTPIANRDRSEIEGLIGFFVNTLVMRSNLAGNPSFSELLSRVREVALGAYAHQNLPFEMLVEALQPERNLSHTPLFQVMFVLQNAPMPQVDLAGLTVSPLKLTGTTTKFDLTLIMQNTPTGLVGVWEYNTDLFDASTIERMTGHFVTLLEGIIANPEQQISQLPLLTEAEQQQLLLQWNDTGADYPWDKCIHQLFEEQVERKPNATAVVFGKQQLTYYQLNCRANQLAHYLRSLGVKPDTLVGICVERSLEMVVGLLGILKAGGAYVPLDPEYPPERLSFMLEDAQVSVLLTQQQLIDRLPKHQAKLVFLDELWSQIAQNNQDNPSSGVKAFHLANVIYTSGSTGKPKGVMVEHKGLSNLAQAQIQTFGVGSNSRILQFASFSFDASIWEVVMALMSGGTLYLASKDSLLPGQPLIERLRNDSITHITLPPSALAVMPGSELPALQTIIVAGEACPAELIKQWSVGRNFFNAYGPTEATVCATIGKATPKAIAQCNDNEKISIGRAIANTQVYILDRNLQPVPIGVPGELHIGGVGLARGYLNRPELTQEKFIPNPFGSGRLYKTGDLARYLPDGNIEYLGRIDNQVKIRGFRIELAEIESLLGQHSDVQNCCVIAHEGTEGNKRLVAYAVPQKDVTLTTDELREFLANKLPGYMIPAAFVILESLPLTPNGKVDRRALPDPDLHQELLDYVMPNTEVERIIAGIWQKALAVEKVGIYNNFFELGGHSLLLVKINQQLQEEFGLELSIVDMFNYPTIHRLNQYLSTKLSKEAPIEESNYRTQSHGESKALRSQQLQSRQQYRSQRKR